In the Oceanivirga salmonicida genome, one interval contains:
- the rplU gene encoding 50S ribosomal protein L21, producing the protein MFAVIKTGGKQYKVEVGSVLKVEKLAVEVNSDVEINEVLMLDGKFGSPFIENAKVIATVKEHAKLKKVINFKYNKKTYYRKKGHRQQYTLIEIKEIKG; encoded by the coding sequence ATGTTTGCAGTAATAAAAACTGGTGGAAAACAATATAAAGTAGAAGTTGGATCAGTATTAAAAGTTGAAAAATTAGCCGTTGAAGTAAATTCAGATGTTGAAATAAATGAAGTATTAATGTTAGATGGAAAATTTGGAAGTCCATTTATAGAAAATGCGAAAGTTATAGCAACTGTTAAAGAACATGCTAAATTAAAAAAGGTTATCAACTTTAAATATAACAAAAAGACATACTATAGAAAAAAAGGTCATAGACAACAATATACTTTAATTGAAATTAAAGAAATCAAGGGATAA